ACTTCCACCTTTATCTCTTTTGGTTTTGCCTCTTCCTTTTTCGGGAGGACTATCTCGAGTATACCGTTCTTGTAGGTGGCCCTTGCCTTTGTGCTATCCACCTCCACAGGCAGGGGGATCGACCTGGCAAAGCTGCCATACGACAGTTCAGCCGCATAGCAGTCCTCCTCTTTGACCTCTTCCTCCCTCCTGACTTCACCTTTTATGGTAAGGTTATTCTCGGTTATGGTGAGGTCTATGTCCTTCTTGTCAACTCCGGGGACCTCCACCTTTACAACTATATCATTCTTCCGGTCGTACATCTCGATACTCGGCACAATCATGCCGCCCTCCGCGGGTTTGCCCCACCATCTGCGGCGCCTCCGGGGAAGAGGCTCAATAAAGTCCTCAAACAATCTCTCCATATCCCTCCTCATGTCTTCAAGCTCCTTCATGGGTGACCATTTAACAACCGACATATCTACCACCTCCTTGCAATACGGACGGGACAAAGCCCCCGCCCTTTATTCCAGGGCCAAAGGCCCTCGTTATTGCATCAACCCCCCAACTCGCAACAGTCTTCTTCCTTGAACCCGCAACCCGCAACAGTCTTTAATTCTACGCAGCCATCTCTGCTACAACAACCTTTTCAAAGACCATTTCACCATTCTTGTAATCAACCTCCAGGGTGTCCCCTTCGGAAACCTTCCCCTCAAGGAGAAGCTTTGCCAGCGGGTTCAACACCTCTTTCTGGATCACCCGCTTCAGCGGTCTTGCACCGTATACAGGGTCGTATCCGATCTCTGCAAGGTGTTCCCTGGCTGATTCGGTAAGAAGGATGTCCATCTTCTTCTCCTTCAGATACTTCTTCATCCTGTTTATCTGTATCTCGACTATCTGCTTAAGCAGCTCCTTGCTGAGCGGGTTGAAGATTATTATCTCATCCACCCTGTTAAGAAATTCAGGACGGAAGAACTTCTTCAGGTCTTCCATCACACGCTCCTTCAGTTCCTTGTCATCGTCTGCATTCCAGTGGGTACCCGGCACCTTCTCCCTCGCCTCAAGCAGTTCCTGTATATGAAGACTCCCGATATTCGAGGTCATTATGGTGACGGTATTGCGGAAATCAACCGTCCTGCCCTGGCCGTCGGTAAGCCTTCCGTCGTCAAGGAGCTGGAGCAGTACATTAAAGACCTCCGGATGCGCCTTCTCAACCTCATCAAAAAGTATCACTGAATAGGGCCTCCGCCTGACGGCCTCGGTAAGCTGTCCACCCTCTTCGTACCCGACATAGCCGGGAGGTGCACCTATCAGCCTGGAGACGGTATGCCTCTCCTGATACTCGGACATATCTATCCGGATGAGTGCATTCTCATCGTCAAAGAGGAACTCGGCAAGGGCCCTTGCAAGCTCCGTCTTTCCAACACCTGTAGGACCGAGGAATATAAACGAACCGATCGGCCTGTTCGGGTCCTGTATGCCAGCCCTTGCCCTCCTGACCGCATCGGAAACAGCCCTGATAGCCTCGTCCTGACCCAC
This portion of the Nitrospirota bacterium genome encodes:
- a CDS encoding Hsp20/alpha crystallin family protein → MSVVKWSPMKELEDMRRDMERLFEDFIEPLPRRRRRWWGKPAEGGMIVPSIEMYDRKNDIVVKVEVPGVDKKDIDLTITENNLTIKGEVRREEEVKEEDCYAAELSYGSFARSIPLPVEVDSTKARATYKNGILEIVLPKKEEAKPKEIKVEVS